Proteins encoded together in one Candidatus Xianfuyuplasma coldseepsis window:
- a CDS encoding glucoamylase family protein, with protein MKKLLIVLMLVGLAACRPQGLQCDEGYIEDNGVCVVDLAPCEDGLIEEDGQCVDAPLAAEEILLWELEKSFNMFWLLANTNEESDGYGLITSRYPTNGSIASIAGVGFGLAAIPIGVEMGFITYEEGQERALKTLQSMSELVRFHGFYYHFWDKASGTRYGSSEVSIIDTGLFLGGALTAGEYFGGDVKTVADDIYTGVDWTWYYNDTTNKFYMGYDRDEEQHFGSWNHVAEQLILYVLSAGTPNPDYRVGKEAYDRLDRLYGSYGGDEFIHSWFGSLFTYQFSHAFVDFRNLWDEDGVNWWDNSVAATLANREYAIDYSSTFKTFGENSWGMTAGDGPTGYSGFYGAAPSGNPNWTHVNDGTITVAGAIGSLPFAPELVSDAVLYFDTLDDLKGTFGFKDGYNLENPDDPWFATDSLGIDKGITVVMIGNYYTEVVWDSFMQSEYVQAGLDELGFTDVNPNATSE; from the coding sequence ATGAAAAAATTACTGATTGTATTGATGCTTGTTGGATTAGCCGCATGTAGACCGCAAGGATTACAATGTGATGAAGGATACATTGAAGATAATGGCGTTTGTGTTGTCGATTTGGCACCTTGCGAAGATGGCCTTATCGAAGAAGATGGCCAGTGTGTAGATGCACCACTTGCTGCCGAGGAGATTCTATTATGGGAACTCGAGAAAAGTTTCAATATGTTTTGGTTACTAGCAAACACCAATGAAGAAAGTGATGGCTATGGGTTGATAACAAGTCGGTATCCAACCAATGGATCAATCGCCAGTATTGCAGGTGTCGGTTTTGGTTTAGCAGCAATTCCGATTGGTGTAGAAATGGGCTTCATTACCTATGAAGAAGGTCAGGAACGTGCATTAAAAACATTACAATCAATGAGTGAACTTGTTCGATTTCATGGATTTTACTATCACTTTTGGGACAAAGCGAGTGGAACTCGGTATGGATCTAGTGAAGTAAGCATCATTGATACCGGATTATTCTTAGGTGGTGCCTTAACAGCAGGAGAATACTTTGGTGGTGATGTCAAAACCGTTGCAGATGATATCTATACCGGTGTTGATTGGACCTGGTACTATAATGACACCACGAATAAATTCTATATGGGCTATGATCGTGACGAAGAACAACACTTTGGATCCTGGAACCATGTCGCTGAACAGTTGATACTATATGTCCTCTCCGCAGGTACACCAAATCCCGATTATCGTGTAGGTAAAGAAGCTTACGATCGGTTAGATCGACTATATGGAAGCTATGGTGGCGATGAATTTATTCACAGCTGGTTTGGAAGTTTATTTACGTATCAGTTTAGTCATGCGTTTGTTGATTTCCGTAATTTATGGGATGAAGATGGTGTGAACTGGTGGGATAATAGTGTTGCTGCAACCCTTGCGAACCGTGAGTATGCAATTGATTATTCTTCAACGTTCAAAACCTTTGGTGAAAACTCCTGGGGAATGACAGCGGGTGATGGTCCAACTGGATACAGTGGATTCTATGGTGCTGCACCATCTGGAAATCCAAACTGGACTCATGTAAATGACGGGACAATCACCGTCGCTGGAGCAATCGGCAGTTTACCATTTGCTCCAGAGCTGGTTAGTGATGCCGTACTCTACTTTGATACACTAGATGACTTAAAGGGAACTTTTGGTTTCAAAGATGGTTATAATCTTGAAAATCCAGATGATCCGTGGTTTGCGACCGATTCTCTTGGTATCGATAAAGGGATTACCGTTGTCATGATTGGAAACTATTATACCGAAGTTGTGTGGGATTCCTTTATGCAAAGTGAATATGTCCAAGCTGGACTAGATGAATTGGGGTTCACTGATGTGAATCCTAATGCGACAAGTGAATAA
- a CDS encoding MFS transporter yields MDTTIKVKNRASFWQLFGFAGNNAATNALFVLISGSMFLAYGADIYGFSTVTLGFLAGGTRIFDAITDPIIGVMVDKTNTKLGRFRPWMIAGSILSNIMFLLLFWGLKTGTDGGNFFLLLGVYVIWVIGYTFQTSISKAGQNVLTSDPKQRTTLNAISGLFTMIVFMTGMILYPILVPEGFTNVAENWQSLALVMVGLQLLFTIFALVGIWKKDVPENYLSVATSTEKPKVKDYVEMFKNNKALQMLVVAASTNKVTLTIGQGLVVFFYAYVVLNPEMQSTVTPTTIIFMLLATFSVLAYTHKRGRKTSFTHLSWGAFIWGFIAIGLVALAPSNFLMLVFVLGINSYFMGGTDLNVIPMIGDAADYENYNTGKFIPGMIGTAFSFIDKLVSSLGSVISGVLLAAFGFVSLTETEPTPLLFWGILITYFAFPALGHLASVIAMKYYPLDNEMMEKMHKELDARLNPTADIGDTLQNIELE; encoded by the coding sequence ATGGATACAACAATAAAAGTGAAAAATCGTGCTAGTTTTTGGCAATTGTTTGGATTTGCGGGAAACAATGCAGCAACCAATGCATTATTTGTTTTGATCAGTGGTAGTATGTTTTTAGCATACGGAGCGGATATATATGGATTCTCCACTGTTACCTTAGGATTCTTAGCCGGGGGAACCCGAATCTTTGATGCGATTACCGATCCAATTATTGGGGTTATGGTGGATAAAACCAATACCAAACTCGGGCGCTTCCGCCCGTGGATGATTGCCGGTAGTATTCTATCGAATATCATGTTCTTACTATTGTTTTGGGGCTTAAAAACCGGAACCGATGGTGGGAACTTCTTCTTACTACTTGGTGTATACGTAATTTGGGTTATTGGGTATACGTTCCAAACATCCATTTCCAAAGCTGGACAAAACGTATTAACAAGTGATCCAAAACAACGGACGACGTTAAATGCAATCAGTGGACTGTTTACGATGATTGTATTTATGACCGGTATGATTCTTTACCCAATCTTAGTACCAGAAGGATTTACGAATGTTGCTGAGAACTGGCAAAGTCTTGCGCTTGTTATGGTTGGATTGCAACTATTGTTTACGATCTTTGCACTTGTAGGAATTTGGAAAAAAGATGTTCCTGAAAACTATTTAAGTGTCGCAACATCAACTGAAAAACCAAAAGTAAAAGACTATGTTGAAATGTTTAAAAACAACAAGGCATTGCAAATGCTTGTGGTCGCTGCTTCAACAAACAAAGTAACCTTAACCATTGGCCAAGGATTGGTTGTCTTCTTCTATGCATACGTTGTCTTAAATCCAGAAATGCAATCAACGGTTACACCAACAACGATTATCTTCATGTTACTTGCTACATTTAGCGTACTTGCATATACCCATAAAAGGGGACGAAAAACATCCTTTACCCATCTATCATGGGGTGCGTTCATCTGGGGATTCATTGCAATTGGATTGGTCGCACTTGCTCCAAGTAATTTCTTAATGTTGGTATTTGTACTTGGTATTAATAGTTACTTCATGGGTGGTACTGATCTAAATGTTATTCCGATGATTGGCGATGCCGCCGATTATGAAAATTACAATACCGGGAAATTTATTCCAGGAATGATTGGTACGGCATTCAGCTTCATTGATAAGTTGGTTAGTTCCTTAGGTAGTGTGATCTCTGGGGTATTACTCGCTGCGTTTGGATTTGTCAGTTTAACCGAAACCGAACCGACACCACTTCTATTCTGGGGAATCTTAATAACCTACTTCGCCTTCCCAGCACTCGGACATCTTGCTTCTGTTATTGCGATGAAATACTACCCACTTGACAATGAAATGATGGAAAAAATGCACAAGGAATTAGATGCTCGGTTGAACCCAACCGCAGACATCGGCGATACCTTACAAAATATTGAGTTAGAATAA
- a CDS encoding glycoside hydrolase family 2 protein: protein MKKIRLNGEWSFTKDNGFDANAKWEIVQVPHTWNNLDGQDGGNDYYRGTCFYKRDIEVASHEGRVFLEFEGVNSIGTVYLNGTELGTHKGGYSTFRFDITDSAIEGTNELLVAVDNSHHEDVMPLMADFTFYGGIYRDSYLVYTAPIAFDLTHKGAPGVYVSQTDISYKQANFTIDTYMNNDLEDTDVSLSIQVLDANDSVVLSQEEVIHLSNHVHTSSRLQLNNPHLWNGVKDPYLYTIVVTLIANNTIVDERRIPTGFRFFHMDENAFYLNGELLRLNGVSRHQDRKDVGNALTKAMHEEDMAFIKEIGANSIRLAHYQQAQYFYDLCDTEGMIIWAEIPYITRPSKEDHTGSNPMSQMEELVKQNYNHSSIVMWGVQNEITAVGKRDNVEEIVTNLHNLTKSLDPYRLTTQAQVSMHPALDSMNTITDVVAFNHYFGWYSGVVEDFKGWLADYREKNPTRPLGLSEYGVEGIIKYHSDTPQVKDYTEEYHALWHEKAYDILSNTPYIWGTYVWNMFTFAADFRDEGGVQGLNNKGLVNFDRTIRKDAFFYYKAKWSKEPMVHLNSKRFVERHNKDITLKAYSNLDEITFFLNGQKVPTTDHYDVIYTANVTLQEGENTVTVCAGELCDETVFITVDEPNPSYSVPEADQGKGVLNLNVDNWFDDQLDNDEILQIDPMYYNVNMTIQELLDNPDTEQIFDTYFSEFRKHPMFEMAAGMSLMMIHEFDKNSMPLALLIQVNKALQQYKK, encoded by the coding sequence ATGAAAAAAATACGTTTAAACGGTGAATGGAGTTTCACCAAAGATAATGGCTTCGATGCCAATGCAAAGTGGGAGATCGTACAAGTACCCCATACATGGAATAACCTCGATGGCCAAGATGGTGGTAATGATTATTACCGCGGAACCTGTTTTTATAAACGAGACATTGAAGTGGCTTCTCATGAAGGTCGTGTATTTCTTGAATTTGAAGGGGTAAATAGTATTGGTACAGTCTATCTAAACGGGACTGAACTGGGAACTCATAAAGGTGGATATTCTACTTTCCGTTTTGATATTACCGATAGTGCCATAGAAGGAACCAATGAACTGTTAGTTGCAGTGGATAACTCGCATCATGAAGATGTGATGCCGTTAATGGCAGACTTTACCTTCTACGGTGGAATTTACCGAGATAGTTATCTTGTATATACAGCACCTATTGCATTTGATTTAACCCATAAGGGAGCTCCTGGAGTGTATGTATCACAAACAGATATCTCGTACAAACAAGCAAACTTCACCATTGATACCTATATGAACAATGATCTAGAAGATACAGATGTGTCGTTGTCGATTCAAGTATTGGATGCCAATGATTCGGTTGTCCTCTCTCAAGAAGAGGTAATCCACCTATCAAACCATGTTCATACTTCTAGTCGCTTACAGTTAAACAATCCCCATTTATGGAACGGTGTGAAAGACCCATACTTATATACAATCGTTGTTACATTGATAGCGAACAATACCATCGTTGATGAACGTCGTATCCCAACTGGATTCCGCTTCTTCCATATGGATGAAAATGCATTTTATTTAAACGGAGAATTACTTCGTTTAAATGGGGTCTCACGTCACCAAGATCGCAAAGATGTTGGAAATGCATTAACTAAAGCAATGCATGAAGAAGATATGGCATTTATTAAAGAAATTGGAGCGAATTCAATCCGATTAGCTCATTACCAACAAGCACAGTATTTCTACGATTTATGCGATACAGAAGGAATGATTATCTGGGCGGAGATTCCATATATTACCCGTCCTTCAAAAGAAGATCATACTGGATCCAATCCCATGAGTCAAATGGAAGAACTTGTCAAACAAAACTACAACCACAGTAGTATTGTTATGTGGGGCGTTCAAAACGAGATTACCGCAGTTGGAAAACGGGATAATGTTGAGGAAATTGTGACAAACTTACACAATCTAACAAAATCACTCGATCCCTATCGTTTAACGACCCAAGCCCAAGTATCAATGCATCCAGCCCTCGATTCGATGAATACAATCACTGATGTGGTTGCCTTTAATCACTACTTCGGATGGTATAGTGGTGTGGTCGAAGATTTTAAAGGCTGGCTAGCGGACTATCGTGAGAAAAATCCTACGCGTCCTCTTGGACTTAGTGAATACGGTGTCGAAGGAATTATCAAGTATCATTCCGATACTCCTCAAGTAAAAGATTACACAGAAGAATACCATGCCTTATGGCACGAAAAAGCTTATGATATTTTAAGCAATACTCCCTATATCTGGGGAACCTATGTGTGGAACATGTTTACCTTTGCGGCAGACTTCCGTGATGAAGGTGGCGTTCAAGGATTAAACAACAAAGGTCTTGTCAACTTCGATCGTACAATTCGCAAAGATGCCTTCTTCTACTACAAAGCCAAATGGAGCAAAGAACCGATGGTGCATCTTAATTCCAAACGGTTTGTCGAACGACACAACAAAGATATAACGTTAAAAGCCTATAGTAATCTTGATGAAATCACATTCTTTCTCAATGGACAAAAGGTTCCAACAACGGATCATTACGATGTCATTTACACCGCAAATGTAACCTTACAAGAGGGTGAAAATACCGTTACAGTATGTGCCGGTGAGTTATGTGATGAAACGGTATTCATTACTGTGGATGAACCTAACCCATCGTACTCTGTACCGGAAGCCGATCAAGGCAAAGGGGTTCTCAATTTAAATGTCGACAACTGGTTTGACGATCAACTTGATAACGACGAGATCCTACAAATTGATCCAATGTACTACAATGTCAATATGACGATTCAAGAACTACTGGATAATCCTGACACGGAACAAATATTCGATACCTACTTTAGTGAATTCCGTAAACATCCGATGTTCGAAATGGCTGCAGGAATGAGTCTGATGATGATTCATGAGTTTGATAAGAACTCGATGCCACTCGCATTATTAATCCAAGTAAACAAAGCATTACAACAATATAAAAAATAA
- a CDS encoding helix-turn-helix domain-containing protein yields the protein MDRDSFYNVLYKLINIPFYVLDENKESSLFSGLSIPDKLNEVIKKNRIQVIRSIEADTVSRLKDVSNLSYIGFMIQEDTVVIGPFLEQETDLNNLTALKKRLRLIREDAVMLDSMFNQLRVLESVEIHFIFHLIKRMFGTGLDPLQFKLLTPERVKNAQRIDVDSLFQEFEFVKRNYEIEDMFMSIIETGDVTKARNFQTHEIMSNLPERAINDTLRNTKTRLTIMNTLCNRAAIRGGVDVQLGHQISTNFGIQIESMKSNFDANKFMRDILLTYTEAVDQYAIRDYSKLIRNAIFYIRRHITGSVSLHDIADYLYISKEHLSRQFKHETGYTVTRYINRTKVIEAKKLLKQQTHSVLDIATILGFANSSHFSKVFKDYEGITPKQYQNSAQ from the coding sequence ATGGATCGAGATAGTTTTTACAATGTATTGTATAAGTTAATTAATATTCCGTTTTACGTGTTGGATGAAAACAAGGAATCCAGCTTATTCAGTGGGCTCAGTATTCCCGATAAACTCAATGAAGTTATCAAGAAGAATCGGATTCAAGTGATTCGTAGTATTGAAGCGGATACCGTATCCCGTTTAAAAGATGTGTCGAATCTTAGTTACATTGGATTCATGATTCAAGAAGATACTGTTGTTATTGGACCGTTCTTAGAACAGGAAACCGATCTGAACAATTTGACGGCATTAAAAAAGCGACTCCGGTTAATTCGCGAAGACGCTGTTATGTTAGATAGCATGTTTAATCAATTACGGGTGTTGGAATCTGTTGAGATTCACTTTATATTTCACCTAATTAAACGAATGTTTGGGACAGGTTTAGATCCCCTTCAGTTTAAGTTGCTTACTCCGGAACGAGTCAAAAACGCCCAACGTATTGATGTGGACAGCTTATTTCAAGAGTTCGAGTTCGTCAAACGGAACTATGAAATTGAGGATATGTTCATGTCGATTATTGAAACGGGTGACGTCACTAAAGCAAGAAACTTTCAAACCCATGAAATCATGTCCAACCTACCAGAACGGGCAATCAATGATACTTTGCGCAATACCAAAACCCGTCTGACAATCATGAATACCTTGTGTAACCGGGCGGCCATCCGCGGTGGTGTCGATGTCCAACTTGGTCATCAAATCTCGACAAACTTTGGGATTCAGATCGAATCGATGAAATCGAACTTCGACGCCAATAAGTTTATGCGCGACATCTTACTTACATACACCGAAGCCGTTGATCAATATGCGATACGCGATTACTCAAAATTAATCCGTAATGCCATCTTTTATATTAGACGTCACATTACCGGTAGCGTATCCTTGCACGACATTGCCGACTACTTGTATATTTCAAAAGAACATTTATCACGACAATTCAAACATGAAACGGGTTATACCGTTACCCGTTATATCAATCGAACCAAAGTCATTGAAGCAAAAAAGCTACTGAAACAACAAACCCATAGTGTCCTAGATATTGCCACCATCTTAGGATTTGCCAACTCGTCCCATTTCTCCAAAGTATTTAAAGATTATGAGGGCATTACCCCAAAACAATATCAAAATAGCGCACAATAA
- a CDS encoding carboxymuconolactone decarboxylase family protein: MTHQSRVFSIKEQLQNIVCASKSFVLLRSKRRTGLMNKKLKERIMLAVTEVNGCQMCSFVHTKIALQSGMTKEQIQEILNGDTSNIPVEDAVAVLFGQHFADQKEDPTDDAIYRLVDEYGFEKAELIVAVCNMITMTNGMGISMDHLWRRIRFKSVAQSRFLYELFNPLLTMFLFPVFSLFHFMKTLYKKASLLPNKYDLTM, encoded by the coding sequence ATGACACATCAATCACGAGTGTTCTCAATCAAAGAACAACTACAAAATATCGTATGTGCATCAAAATCATTTGTCCTTCTGCGCTCAAAACGACGCACAGGATTAATGAACAAGAAACTAAAAGAACGAATCATGCTTGCCGTTACTGAAGTAAACGGCTGTCAAATGTGTTCGTTTGTTCATACCAAAATAGCCTTGCAAAGCGGCATGACAAAAGAGCAAATACAAGAAATCCTCAATGGTGATACCAGTAATATCCCTGTTGAAGATGCGGTAGCTGTTCTATTTGGTCAACACTTTGCGGATCAGAAAGAAGATCCAACAGATGACGCAATTTATCGGTTGGTTGACGAGTATGGATTTGAAAAGGCAGAGTTGATTGTTGCAGTATGTAATATGATTACAATGACCAACGGTATGGGCATTTCAATGGATCATTTATGGCGTCGTATTCGGTTCAAATCGGTCGCTCAATCGCGATTCTTGTATGAACTGTTTAACCCCCTATTAACGATGTTTCTATTCCCTGTTTTCAGTCTCTTTCATTTTATGAAAACATTGTACAAAAAGGCTAGTTTATTACCTAATAAGTATGATTTAACAATGTAA
- a CDS encoding carbohydrate kinase family protein, with the protein MNKLISIGELLIDFIPKEKGRKLKDVVNYERVAGGAPANVAACVTRLGGSAIMLTKVGKDGFGDHLIESLNAVGVDTSHIKRTDKANTALAFVSLTNDGERDFSFYRNPSADMLLEPKDIDESIFKKGDVLHFCSVDLVDYPVRKAHKAAIEYAQKHDMIISFDPNLRFPLWPDKDAYKKTINQFIPEAHILKISDDELLFITGIENKSDAIQSLFKGNVRVIILTEGSNGASIYTKQNVIFVPSEKVKPVDTTGAGDSFIGAIIYQLLARGINLNNLEDVQDEAILSFAHKVSQHVVLEKGAIPVMPTKQDLRK; encoded by the coding sequence ATGAACAAGCTCATCAGTATTGGCGAATTATTAATTGATTTTATTCCCAAAGAAAAAGGACGCAAACTCAAAGATGTTGTTAATTATGAACGTGTTGCCGGTGGAGCACCCGCAAACGTCGCAGCTTGTGTTACCCGTTTGGGTGGTAGTGCCATTATGCTGACAAAAGTAGGAAAAGACGGATTTGGTGATCATCTGATTGAAAGTTTAAACGCTGTGGGCGTTGATACGTCTCACATCAAACGAACGGATAAAGCCAATACGGCATTAGCCTTCGTGTCGTTGACAAACGATGGTGAACGGGATTTCTCTTTCTACCGCAATCCTTCAGCGGATATGCTGTTGGAACCCAAGGACATCGATGAATCGATTTTCAAAAAAGGGGATGTCCTTCATTTTTGTAGTGTCGATCTTGTTGATTATCCTGTACGTAAAGCTCATAAAGCCGCAATTGAATATGCACAGAAACACGATATGATCATCTCGTTTGATCCGAATTTGCGTTTTCCGTTATGGCCGGATAAAGACGCATACAAGAAAACCATTAATCAGTTCATACCAGAAGCTCATATCCTCAAAATCAGTGATGACGAATTATTGTTTATAACAGGAATCGAGAACAAGAGCGATGCCATTCAATCCTTATTTAAAGGAAATGTTCGAGTTATTATTTTAACAGAAGGGTCCAATGGGGCCAGTATCTATACGAAACAGAACGTCATCTTTGTCCCGAGTGAAAAAGTCAAGCCTGTGGATACAACAGGTGCCGGAGACTCCTTTATCGGTGCCATCATATATCAACTTTTAGCACGTGGTATTAACCTGAATAACCTTGAAGACGTCCAAGATGAGGCTATATTATCCTTTGCTCACAAAGTGAGTCAGCATGTGGTTTTAGAAAAAGGGGCGATCCCGGTGATGCCAACGAAACAAGATTTAAGAAAATAA
- a CDS encoding glutathione peroxidase, whose protein sequence is MSIYDYDVLDAAGNTVSLSTFKDKVLVIVNVASKCGFTPQYEDLQALYEEYNDKGFEILGFPSNQFMNQEPGTNDEIQSFCKLNYGVSFPVLAKIDVNGENENPLYTYLKQEGKGLLGSKIKWNFTKFLIDRKGNVVKRYAPNVNPMKMKADIENIL, encoded by the coding sequence ATGAGTATTTATGATTATGACGTATTAGATGCGGCTGGAAATACAGTTTCTTTAAGCACATTCAAAGACAAAGTATTGGTGATTGTCAATGTTGCTAGTAAATGTGGGTTTACACCACAATATGAAGACCTACAAGCTCTGTATGAAGAATACAATGACAAAGGCTTTGAAATTCTAGGTTTCCCAAGCAATCAATTTATGAATCAAGAACCGGGAACCAATGATGAAATCCAATCGTTCTGTAAGTTGAATTATGGAGTTAGTTTTCCGGTATTGGCGAAAATTGATGTCAACGGGGAAAATGAAAATCCCCTGTATACCTACTTAAAACAAGAAGGAAAAGGATTACTGGGTTCCAAAATCAAATGGAACTTCACCAAATTCTTGATTGATCGCAAGGGAAATGTCGTCAAACGCTATGCGCCCAATGTCAATCCAATGAAAATGAAAGCCGATATTGAAAACATCTTATAA
- a CDS encoding efflux RND transporter permease subunit, with the protein MKRYVDFIFKYKKALIIGFIMINIAAIIGIIQVRLNTDFSLFTTNDSEYETTLEELVDTFGSTDQIMVLVEMDDFGDTSKSQLRNIQGMIEGMSNVDYVQGPAPMDVATPTGEIPFDLITPEQLLTQYTLMEEFSPIVIQDDTYYGLITVFVSDDFGGSDVSYLEEELASFDLPTYIAGDDYNQVKIVDYILQILFILPPLAILVILLVFRWQIGALLPTILSVVPAAIGSIWTFGIIGYMGNEVSILTAVVPIFIIVIGSADGLHFMTHFQESRKQGLNHKEAMTSALKVTGIPMIVTTLTSMAGFLSLLSMDTSSIVDLAVFASLGILLAGVATWYVLPLILSNNFNVLPKKQARIHIPFADYIKKLWGIPSVVIVLILLTLGIVFSSSINHEFDMLSVYKKQTVVAQNATKLEEVNGGSIPLYIIYKSDNIVSIESMNEVEALITALDETSNVNRVINPYRLLQIMFEQQVGGDIPNDFMLNFVYDLMKSSSDVPIDDMFDAENNVLRLMVFPSDMTNDTLIELENLVNDQDMDVSITGTQYLLKDLNVSIGTMQRNSIVLALAVVFVMLLISLRDVMVAFISIIPISITVASIYAVLGMTGIPLNITTVIIFSISIGVGIDYAVHFSSVYKMHRKENNDKTTSVQLAYQGVSKPVIANALGISLGLSVMLLSPLTIHTNVSILMWVGMIISVLMTLTFLPTIFSYSKK; encoded by the coding sequence ATGAAACGATACGTAGACTTTATTTTTAAATACAAAAAAGCACTTATTATTGGATTTATTATGATTAACATAGCCGCAATCATTGGGATTATTCAAGTTCGTTTAAATACGGATTTTTCATTGTTTACAACCAATGATTCCGAGTATGAAACCACTCTTGAAGAATTGGTCGACACCTTTGGTAGTACTGATCAGATTATGGTGTTGGTAGAAATGGACGATTTTGGAGACACATCAAAGTCCCAACTTCGTAATATCCAAGGAATGATTGAAGGAATGTCCAATGTGGATTATGTCCAAGGACCTGCCCCGATGGATGTGGCAACACCTACTGGGGAAATTCCCTTTGATTTAATTACACCTGAGCAACTGCTGACGCAGTATACGCTTATGGAAGAATTCAGTCCAATCGTGATCCAAGATGACACGTACTATGGTTTGATTACGGTCTTTGTAAGTGATGACTTTGGTGGCAGTGATGTGAGTTATCTTGAAGAGGAATTGGCCTCGTTTGATCTTCCGACCTATATAGCGGGAGACGATTATAATCAGGTGAAGATTGTCGATTATATCCTCCAAATATTATTTATATTGCCACCACTTGCAATCCTTGTGATTTTACTGGTTTTTCGCTGGCAAATTGGTGCACTCTTACCAACGATTCTCAGTGTTGTTCCGGCAGCAATTGGATCGATTTGGACATTTGGTATTATTGGCTATATGGGAAATGAAGTTTCGATTTTAACGGCGGTCGTACCGATCTTTATTATTGTTATTGGATCGGCTGACGGATTGCATTTTATGACGCATTTCCAAGAATCTAGAAAACAAGGATTAAACCATAAAGAGGCGATGACTAGTGCGCTTAAAGTAACGGGAATCCCGATGATAGTGACCACCTTAACATCGATGGCGGGATTCTTAAGTTTGTTGTCGATGGATACGTCAAGTATAGTTGATTTGGCGGTATTTGCCTCACTGGGAATCTTACTCGCCGGTGTTGCGACGTGGTATGTGTTACCGTTGATTCTATCCAATAATTTCAATGTACTACCGAAAAAACAAGCACGGATTCATATTCCATTTGCCGATTATATTAAGAAACTATGGGGTATTCCTTCTGTAGTTATCGTGTTAATATTGCTTACTCTTGGTATTGTATTCTCCAGTTCAATCAATCATGAGTTCGATATGTTGAGCGTATATAAGAAGCAAACGGTTGTCGCACAGAATGCGACGAAATTAGAGGAGGTAAACGGGGGAAGTATTCCGTTATATATCATCTATAAATCCGATAATATAGTAAGTATTGAATCGATGAATGAAGTGGAAGCGTTGATTACGGCCTTGGATGAAACATCCAATGTAAATCGTGTCATCAATCCGTACCGTTTATTACAAATCATGTTTGAACAACAAGTCGGTGGTGACATTCCCAATGATTTCATGCTGAACTTTGTCTATGACTTAATGAAATCCTCGTCGGATGTACCAATTGATGATATGTTCGATGCTGAAAATAATGTACTTCGATTGATGGTGTTCCCAAGCGATATGACAAATGATACGTTGATTGAACTCGAAAATCTTGTCAATGATCAAGATATGGATGTGTCAATCACGGGAACACAGTATTTACTAAAAGACTTAAATGTATCAATTGGGACGATGCAGAGAAATAGTATTGTTCTTGCTCTTGCAGTTGTATTTGTGATGTTACTCATAAGTTTGCGTGATGTAATGGTAGCATTTATCAGTATTATCCCGATTTCAATTACGGTAGCAAGTATCTACGCCGTCCTAGGGATGACGGGTATTCCTCTGAATATTACAACCGTCATCATCTTCTCAATCAGTATTGGTGTCGGGATTGATTATGCGGTGCATTTTAGTAGTGTCTACAAGATGCATCGTAAGGAAAATAACGATAAAACGACAAGTGTACAGTTGGCTTATCAAGGCGTCTCCAAACCGGTTATTGCCAATGCCCTAGGGATATCATTAGGGCTCAGTGTCATGCTGTTATCTCCTCTGACAATCCACACCAATGTCTCGATTCTAATGTGGGTAGGTATGATTATTAGTGTACTGATGACCTTAACGTTCCTACCAACGATCTTCTCCTATTCTAAAAAGTAG